One Budorcas taxicolor isolate Tak-1 chromosome 13, Takin1.1, whole genome shotgun sequence DNA window includes the following coding sequences:
- the FOXS1 gene encoding forkhead box protein S1, with protein sequence MQQPPPPGPLAPAAEPTKPPYSYIALIAMAIQNSPGQRATLSGIYRYIMGRFAFYRHNRPGWQNSIRHNLSLNECFVKVPRDDRKPGKGSYWTLDPDCHDMFEHGSFLRRRRRFTRRAGAEGAKGPTKARRGPLRATSQDPGAPDVAASRQCPFPPEPLEPKGLSYGGLMGALPASMCPATTDARPQTPSEAKEIPTPKAAGPGELPVATSSSSCPAFGFPTSFSEAEGFSKAPAPLLTPEATIGSSYQCRLQALNFCMGTDPGLEHLLASAAPSSVPSTPPASLRAPLPLPADPKEPWVAGSFPVQGSSSYPLGLTPCLYRTPGMFFFE encoded by the coding sequence ATGCAGCAGCCGCCCCCACCCGGGCCCCTGGCCCCTGCGGCCGAGCCAACCAAGCCTCCTTACAGCTACATCGCCCTGATCGCCATGGCCATCCAGAACTCTCCAGGGCAGCGGGCCACACTCAGCGGCATCTACCGCTATATCATGGGCCGCTTCGCCTTCTACCGCCACAACCGGCCGGGATGGCAGAACAGTATCCGCCACAACCTGTCACTCAACGAGTGCTTTGTCAAGGTGCCCCGCGATGACCGAAAGCCAGGCAAGGGCAGCTACTGGACGCTGGACCCTGACTGCCATGACATGTTCGAGCATGGCAGCTTTCTGCGCCGCCGCCGGCGCTTCACCCGACGGGCAGGTGCCGAGGGCGCCAAGGGCCCCACCAAAGCACGCCGTGGACCCCTCCGAGCCACCAGCCAGGACCCAGGAGCCCCCGACGTCGCAGCTAGCAGACAGTGCCCATTCCCACCGGAGCCACTGGAACCCAAGGGCCTAAGCTATGGGGGTCTGATGGGGGCCTTGCCAGCCAGCATGTGCCCGGCCACCACTGATGCCAGACCTCAGACACCCTCAGAGGCCAAGGAGATCCCCACGCCCAAGGCTGCAGGCCCAGGGGAGCTCCCTGTGGCTACCTCGTCTTCCTCGTGCCCTGCTTTTGGCTTTCCCACCAGCTTCTCTGAGGCTGAGGGGTTTAGCAAGGCCCCTGCACCCCTCTTGACCCCCGAGGCCACCATCGGGAGCAGCTACCAGTGCCGGCTGCAGGCGCTGAATTTCTGCATGGGGACTGACCCAGGACTCGAGCACCTCTTGGCCTCAGCAGCCCCCTCGTCTGTACCATCCacccctccagcctccctccgGGCCCCGCTGCCCCTGCCAGCTGACCCCAAGGAACCCTGGGTTGCAGGcagcttccctgtccagggaAGCTCCAGCTACCCATTGGGGCTGACCCCCTGCCTGTACCGGACGCCAGGAATGTTCTTCTTTGAATGA